Proteins encoded together in one Lathamus discolor isolate bLatDis1 chromosome 3, bLatDis1.hap1, whole genome shotgun sequence window:
- the ZC3H15 gene encoding zinc finger CCCH domain-containing protein 15, which produces MPPKKQQQPAGGSKKADQKKKEKIIEDRTFGLKNKKGAKQQKFIKAVTHQVKFGQQNPRQAAQSESEKKLKKEDKKKELQELNELFKPVVAAQKISKGADPKSVVCAFFKQGQCTKGDKCKFSHDLSLERKGEKRSVYIDARDEDLEKDTMDNWDEKKLEEVVNKKHGEAEKKKPKTQIVCKYFLDAIENNKYGWFWVCPGGGDNCMYRHALPPGFVLKKDKKKEEKQEEISLEDLIEKERAALGPSVTKITLECFIAWKRRKRQEKIDKAEQDMERRKADFKAGKALVICGREVFEFRPELVDADDEEADDTHYIQGTGEDDEMEDPVCINDVDLNLYVPKAVEETGITVASPERFSTYSSIEKDDNKLSEASGGDINSSEQNDLEEDNDGDEELENGVVDAVPVDENLFTGEDLDELEEELNTLDLEE; this is translated from the exons ATGCCCcccaagaagcagcagcagccggcGGGGGGCAGCAAGAAGGCGGAccagaagaagaaggagaagataaTCGAG GACAGAACATTCGGcctaaagaataaaaaaggtgcaaaacaacagaaattcaTCAAGGCTGTGACTCACCAGGTTAAGTTTGGTCAGCAAAATCCACGTCAG GCTGCTCAATCAGAAAGtgagaagaaactaaaaaaagaagataagaaaaaagaattacaagAATTAAATGAACTCTTCAAGCCTGTGGTTGCTGCACAGAAAATTAGCAAAG GTGCCGACCCCAAATCTGTAGTTTGTGCTTTCTTCAAGCAAGGACAGTGCACTAAAGGAGACAAGTGCAAGTTTTCTCATGATTTGTCTCTGGAACGGAAGGGTGAAAAACGAAGTGTCTACATTGATGCAAGAGATGAGGATCTTGAAAAAG ATACAATGGATAACTGGGATGAGAAGAAGCTGGAAGAAGTGGTGAACAAGAAGCATGGTGAGgcggaaaagaaaaaacccaaaactcaaATA gTCTGCAAATATTTCCTCGATGCTATTGAAAACAACAAATATGGGTGGTTTTGGGTATGTCCGGGCGGAGGAGACAACTGCATGTATCGCCATGCTCTTCCTCCaggttttgtattaaaaaaagataaaaagaaggaggaaaagcaagaagaaatttCTTTAGAAGATCTAATAGAAAAAGAG CGTGCTGCCTTAGGACCAAGTGTTACCAAAATTACTCTAGAGTGTTTTATTgcatggaagagaagaaaaagacaagaaaaaattgATAAGGCTGAGCAAGATatggagaggaggaaagcagattttaaagCTGGCAAAGCATTAGTG ATCTGTGGACGTGAAGTATTTGAATTCCGCCCAGAGCTGGTTGATGCAGATGATGAAGAAGCAGATGACACCCATTATATTCAGGGAACAGGAGAAGATGATGAG atggaAGACCCTGTGTGTATAAATGATGTAGATTTGAACCTGTATGTCCCAAAGGCTGTAGAGGAGACTGGTATTACTGTCGCTAGTCCTGAGCGATTCAGCACATACAGTTCAATAGAAAAAGATG ATAATAAATTAAGTGAAGCTTCTGGTGGTGATATAAACAGCAGTGAGCAAAATGACTTGGAGGAAGATAACGATGGAGATGAGGAGTtggaaaatggagtagttgatgCAGTTCCAGTTGATGAAAATCTTTTCACTGGAGAGGACTTGGATGAACTAGAAGAAGAACTAAACACTCTTGACTTAgaagaatga